One genomic region from Nonomuraea helvata encodes:
- a CDS encoding trypsin-like peptidase domain-containing protein, producing the protein MSVVYDEPQVVYADAPVFGPRGNERIAHDSALRCPGLRAGPENAMSIRLDPEDFSRLSDLLGMLPDFRTVQNRVDFMTDVFAGSPRKDDVIASLNLDGTPRAVAVRVIERLQNFGQDEPGRETLGVLVNKTLAYMGGGDDADFLRELLRHYPLETKPTADLRALGDWRGRESPGQVHEKIIGENTLRDIAMLQLALDAARAVVRIATPTSLGTGFMITRDLLMTNNHVVADIRTAGRSHYQFNYQLDRWGLEAPVHTCKARADGAFYTNAELDFSVLELGDASYEFAPLALKAEQVRRDDRVNIIQHPGGHYKKISFQNNFVAYADARVIQYTTSTEPGSSGSPVCNNAFKVIGIHHSGGMLTEPSTQRRYLRNAGTTSIAILDDLRENAPEIAARLKG; encoded by the coding sequence TTGAGTGTTGTTTACGATGAGCCACAGGTCGTTTACGCTGATGCTCCCGTCTTCGGCCCTCGGGGAAACGAGAGAATCGCCCATGACTCGGCTTTGCGCTGCCCTGGTCTCCGCGCCGGACCGGAGAACGCCATGAGCATCAGACTCGATCCGGAGGACTTCAGTCGCTTATCCGACCTTCTGGGAATGCTGCCGGATTTCCGGACGGTACAGAATCGCGTCGACTTCATGACCGATGTTTTCGCCGGATCACCCCGCAAGGACGACGTGATCGCCTCACTCAACCTCGACGGCACTCCCCGCGCGGTCGCGGTGCGGGTTATCGAACGCCTGCAGAACTTCGGCCAGGACGAGCCGGGCCGGGAAACGCTGGGCGTGCTCGTCAACAAGACGCTGGCGTACATGGGCGGCGGCGACGACGCCGACTTCCTGCGCGAACTCCTGCGGCACTACCCCTTGGAGACCAAGCCCACCGCGGACCTCCGCGCTCTCGGCGACTGGCGTGGACGTGAGTCCCCCGGACAGGTCCACGAGAAGATCATCGGCGAGAACACGCTCCGGGACATCGCCATGCTCCAGCTCGCCCTCGACGCGGCCAGAGCGGTCGTCCGCATCGCGACCCCCACGTCGCTGGGAACGGGGTTCATGATCACGCGAGACCTGCTCATGACGAACAACCACGTGGTCGCGGACATCCGGACCGCCGGGCGGAGCCACTACCAGTTCAATTACCAGCTCGACCGATGGGGCCTCGAAGCTCCTGTGCACACGTGCAAGGCCAGGGCGGACGGCGCGTTCTACACCAACGCGGAGCTGGATTTCAGCGTGCTGGAACTCGGGGACGCGTCGTACGAGTTCGCACCGCTGGCGCTGAAGGCCGAGCAGGTGAGACGGGATGACCGGGTGAACATCATTCAGCACCCCGGCGGCCACTACAAGAAGATTTCCTTTCAGAACAATTTCGTGGCGTACGCCGATGCGCGCGTCATTCAGTACACCACGTCGACGGAGCCCGGATCGTCGGGATCGCCCGTGTGCAACAACGCGTTCAAAGTGATCGGAATCCATCACAGTGGGGGAATGCTGACCGAGCCGAGCACTCAGCGACGTTATTTGAGGAACGCGGGTACGACCAGCATCGCCATACTGGACGACCTCCGCGAAAACGCACCGGAGATCGCCGCGAGATTGAAGGGCTGA
- a CDS encoding NAD(P)-binding domain-containing protein, which translates to MAHRKQHSRKCDHFIEGFAALSRTPVRTGTNVTSVRAAGGGYRVTTSRGEIACRAVVIAGGACNRPVVPPSSDAVPPSVEQLTLCDYREPGRLPDGGVLVVGASATGGHRHLDRPARADPLEGRLPAQENRVSPRAGGQRRRKCDVGVLGACSRAPTPHTP; encoded by the coding sequence GTGGCTCATCGTAAACAACACTCAAGGAAATGCGATCATTTCATCGAGGGCTTCGCCGCGCTCTCGCGGACACCCGTCAGGACCGGCACGAACGTCACGTCCGTACGAGCCGCCGGCGGCGGCTACCGCGTGACGACGAGCCGCGGCGAGATCGCCTGCCGGGCGGTGGTCATCGCCGGCGGCGCCTGCAACCGGCCGGTGGTGCCGCCGTCCAGCGACGCGGTGCCGCCGTCCGTGGAGCAACTGACGCTCTGCGACTACCGCGAGCCCGGCCGGCTCCCCGATGGCGGCGTGCTGGTGGTGGGCGCGTCGGCGACCGGTGGTCACCGACACCTTGACCGTCCTGCTCGCGCAGACCCGCTAGAAGGCCGCCTTCCGGCTCAGGAGAACCGTGTGTCCCCTCGCGCTGGGGGACAGCGCCGCCGTAAGTGCGACGTTGGCGTGCTCGGTGCGTGCTCGCGCGCACCAACCCCGCACACACCGTGA
- a CDS encoding SUMF1/EgtB/PvdO family nonheme iron enzyme, translated as MPALPEDLFDEIVAYLSRHLQSSADREILKPVLSEWHGFDDIEWEGSPRVFSSRLVLRLPHDLLKRVLRRIPAGAEQREAVERVCSRIDAATGVRPARRPPAVRRKRPPESQVDGFRSLLFQPLDELSAPGTAPRPVEDIWAEWARSSSGYPLILIMDFPPDVPPTLLAADDDTGNTLWIDGEPLIAPADAAQEGADTVDLSASRPSTLVIDFSAAAPDRVLKSGERDFGEDLSLLLSLAKSRDHRVVLGLPRFVASRLSRETLRRLSPWTFVSGELFSPAYEPRVEDCEKKVLRRSVPFRDVLLPLLSANSATLARTSAEMIASLPVPRHPSESDRIAFLLGLSRRLLEAGYYEIAFRLEGYCRSLAQDKVFIPLTADLVADRKSSIVGLVESTAELPAMVRHGLLVGDTGSGKTTSLLKTEQLWLLPRWATSGMRFPAYLPLYVPLAKAGAFSLARQIGERLADGSFSRFDEGGERHRLACHALIGKLGTLEALCGLFGSPLMLLLDDADRLSPANEHRLTKDLDDLRNDYPGMGILLTGRDARMATRARLSVAEIRELNEQQVDLLLRQGHGHPSLLALMAANGKPISRYVRNPRLLRLICDLECTGEEVENANLRKVIELYVAGSGRRVVSDRRRRVTEKWLAKVALETKAAQEHHYRTDDPEEQGLISIGRALGLLNEVRDPGVLAFRFETLSDYFAARQLAKELTRSDVASILAGLLGGEDGEHGEHGEHGEGTVPATWRDVLRMVVSLLPNARAGELVDFLSRVDLRLAHECVLELAVQGSLLHDPTSPLLRSRMRETDDITAKVDDARTLRHLDPRIDVRTPLGNMVDVPGSELMEPFKIGQYPVTNMEFAEFVDRGYDTKRWWPDAGWDWAQQNKIRHPRYWRNNRLNQPNQPVTGVNFFEAVAYCAWLTERHQGYLFRLPSAAEWDRAAHGDVGVFEDILRITRDAFRLNAERRAGQRNASRIKRWKARRRPAHKELAAEPIELDRQQELDLSNELVSRTKGYMVRYRDQLEHGAVTPVGVFPANGLGCHDLFGNVWQWCGTAVSTVSSTETRLEDLPRAAHVGKGESIVVKGGSTTDPYNPVWLVMGGWFDPFVRFHRLGFRVAGARRMEEEEGSA; from the coding sequence GTGCCCGCGTTGCCTGAGGACCTGTTCGACGAGATCGTGGCTTACCTGAGCCGACACCTGCAGAGCAGCGCGGATCGCGAGATCCTGAAACCGGTTCTCAGCGAGTGGCACGGGTTCGACGACATCGAGTGGGAGGGCTCCCCCCGGGTGTTCTCCAGCCGGCTGGTCTTGCGGCTCCCTCATGACCTGCTCAAGCGGGTGCTGCGGAGGATCCCGGCGGGTGCCGAGCAGCGCGAGGCGGTCGAGCGAGTCTGCTCACGCATCGACGCGGCAACCGGCGTACGGCCGGCCAGGCGACCGCCGGCCGTGCGCCGGAAACGACCGCCCGAGAGCCAGGTGGACGGCTTCCGCTCGCTGCTCTTCCAACCACTCGACGAGTTGTCCGCACCAGGCACCGCGCCGAGGCCCGTGGAGGACATCTGGGCGGAGTGGGCGCGGTCGTCCTCGGGGTATCCGCTCATCCTCATCATGGATTTTCCGCCCGACGTGCCGCCGACCCTTCTCGCCGCCGACGACGACACGGGAAACACGCTGTGGATCGACGGTGAGCCGCTGATCGCGCCGGCGGACGCAGCACAGGAGGGCGCGGACACCGTCGACCTCTCCGCTTCGCGGCCGTCCACCCTGGTGATCGACTTCTCCGCCGCGGCGCCCGACCGGGTGCTGAAGTCCGGCGAGCGCGATTTCGGTGAGGACCTCTCTCTGCTCCTCTCCCTGGCCAAAAGCCGTGATCACAGGGTCGTGCTGGGCCTGCCGCGGTTCGTCGCGTCGCGGCTGAGCCGGGAGACGCTACGACGGCTCTCCCCATGGACCTTCGTTTCGGGCGAGCTGTTCTCTCCCGCGTACGAGCCTCGGGTGGAGGACTGCGAGAAAAAGGTCCTCCGCAGGAGCGTCCCGTTCCGGGACGTCCTGCTCCCGCTGCTCAGCGCCAACAGCGCCACGCTCGCCCGGACAAGCGCAGAGATGATCGCGAGCCTGCCCGTCCCCAGGCACCCTTCGGAATCGGACAGGATCGCCTTCCTGCTCGGTTTGTCCCGCAGGCTCCTGGAAGCCGGATACTACGAGATCGCCTTCCGGCTGGAGGGCTACTGCCGATCCCTGGCGCAGGACAAGGTCTTCATCCCGCTGACGGCGGATCTGGTGGCGGATCGGAAGAGCTCGATCGTCGGTTTGGTGGAGTCGACCGCGGAGCTGCCGGCGATGGTCAGACACGGGCTCCTCGTCGGTGACACAGGCAGCGGCAAGACGACCTCCCTGCTGAAGACGGAGCAACTCTGGCTGCTGCCGCGGTGGGCCACGTCGGGCATGCGGTTCCCGGCCTACCTTCCCTTGTACGTTCCGCTCGCCAAAGCCGGCGCATTCAGCCTGGCGCGCCAGATCGGGGAGCGGCTCGCGGACGGCTCGTTCAGCCGGTTCGATGAGGGCGGCGAACGCCACCGGCTCGCCTGCCACGCCCTCATCGGCAAGCTCGGGACTCTGGAGGCGTTGTGCGGCCTGTTCGGCTCTCCGCTGATGCTGTTGCTGGATGACGCCGATCGGCTCTCCCCGGCCAACGAGCACCGCCTCACCAAGGACCTGGACGATCTGCGCAACGACTATCCCGGCATGGGGATCCTGCTGACCGGCCGCGACGCGCGGATGGCCACGCGGGCGCGGCTCAGCGTGGCGGAGATCCGGGAGCTGAACGAGCAGCAGGTCGATCTGTTGCTCCGCCAAGGACACGGGCATCCCTCACTGCTCGCTCTGATGGCGGCGAACGGCAAACCCATATCACGGTACGTACGCAATCCCCGGCTGCTGAGGTTGATCTGCGACCTCGAGTGCACCGGCGAGGAGGTCGAGAACGCCAACCTCCGGAAGGTCATCGAGCTCTACGTCGCCGGCTCGGGCCGGCGGGTCGTCAGCGACCGCCGCCGGAGGGTCACGGAGAAGTGGCTCGCCAAGGTGGCGCTGGAAACGAAGGCCGCGCAGGAGCATCACTACCGCACCGACGACCCGGAAGAGCAGGGACTGATCTCCATCGGCCGGGCACTCGGACTGTTGAACGAGGTCAGGGATCCGGGCGTGCTGGCGTTCCGGTTCGAGACCCTCAGCGACTACTTCGCCGCGAGGCAGCTGGCGAAAGAGCTGACGCGGTCGGATGTGGCTTCCATCCTCGCCGGTCTCCTGGGCGGCGAGGACGGCGAGCACGGCGAGCACGGCGAGCACGGCGAGGGCACCGTTCCCGCGACGTGGCGTGACGTCCTCAGAATGGTCGTGAGCCTGCTCCCGAACGCGCGAGCCGGCGAGCTGGTCGACTTCCTCAGCCGGGTCGACCTCCGCCTGGCGCACGAATGCGTGCTCGAACTGGCGGTCCAAGGGTCTCTTCTGCACGATCCGACCTCACCGCTCCTGAGGAGCCGGATGAGGGAGACCGACGACATCACGGCCAAGGTCGACGACGCCAGGACGCTGCGTCACCTCGATCCGAGAATCGACGTGCGGACTCCGCTGGGGAACATGGTCGACGTTCCCGGGTCGGAACTGATGGAGCCCTTCAAGATCGGCCAGTATCCCGTCACGAACATGGAGTTCGCCGAGTTCGTCGATCGTGGATATGACACCAAGCGATGGTGGCCCGACGCCGGTTGGGACTGGGCGCAGCAGAACAAGATCCGTCATCCCCGGTACTGGCGCAACAACCGTCTGAACCAGCCGAACCAGCCGGTCACCGGGGTCAACTTCTTCGAAGCCGTTGCGTACTGCGCGTGGCTGACCGAGCGGCATCAGGGCTACCTCTTCCGGCTGCCGTCCGCAGCCGAATGGGATCGAGCAGCACACGGCGACGTCGGCGTCTTCGAAGACATCCTGCGGATCACCCGCGACGCCTTCCGGCTGAACGCCGAGCGCCGGGCGGGGCAACGGAACGCGTCGAGAATCAAACGGTGGAAGGCCCGGAGGCGGCCCGCGCACAAGGAGCTCGCCGCCGAGCCCATCGAGCTTGATCGCCAGCAGGAGCTCGACCTGAGCAACGAGCTCGTGTCGAGAACGAAGGGCTACATGGTTCGCTACCGGGACCAGCTGGAGCATGGAGCGGTGACGCCTGTCGGTGTGTTCCCGGCGAACGGTCTCGGCTGCCATGACCTCTTCGGGAACGTGTGGCAATGGTGCGGCACCGCGGTGTCGACGGTGTCCTCGACGGAGACGCGTCTTGAGGACCTGCCGCGGGCGGCGCACGTCGGCAAAGGAGAGTCGATCGTGGTGAAAGGCGGTTCCACCACGGACCCGTACAACCCCGTCTGGCTGGTGATGGGGGGCTGGTTCGATCCGTTCGTCAGATTTCACCGGTTGGGGTTCCGCGTGGCCGGAGCGCGGCGGATGGAGGAAGAGGAGGGCAGCGCGTGA
- a CDS encoding AAA family ATPase translates to MEIEGSRVTLAEPDDVRQRTFVGREKELRMCRVAWGVTQDGTEFLPSEVPPLPFRLEGAPGLGKNEIVYEIARALGKPLYILQGHEEFTPEDLALLLAPDPEAAFVDAMPMTLRASKLATALHVGGLFFFDEINRVPERALSPLASVLDGRQSIYSAMTGITIKPPDEEARQGFRFCCALNPGLSSAGYVLPDYIEQRTIPVIEINHPPFEDLQQIIQRHLNPSPDFLDAFTEWYHKEERAEVSVRQALALVTYAMSYEKQVGGRKAGILDKVASFVMGRKS, encoded by the coding sequence GTGGAGATCGAGGGGTCCAGGGTCACCTTGGCGGAACCCGATGACGTTCGGCAGCGGACGTTCGTCGGCCGCGAGAAGGAGCTGCGGATGTGCCGAGTGGCATGGGGCGTCACCCAGGACGGGACGGAGTTCCTTCCCAGTGAGGTCCCGCCGCTCCCCTTTCGTCTGGAAGGCGCGCCCGGCCTCGGCAAGAACGAGATCGTCTATGAGATCGCCCGCGCACTCGGCAAGCCGTTGTACATCCTTCAGGGCCACGAGGAGTTCACCCCGGAAGATCTCGCGCTGCTGCTGGCCCCTGACCCCGAAGCCGCTTTCGTCGACGCGATGCCGATGACCCTTCGGGCAAGCAAGCTCGCGACCGCGCTTCACGTGGGCGGTCTGTTCTTCTTCGATGAGATCAACCGGGTCCCGGAACGAGCGCTGAGCCCGCTGGCTTCGGTGCTCGACGGACGGCAGTCCATCTATTCGGCGATGACCGGCATCACCATCAAGCCGCCGGACGAGGAGGCCAGGCAGGGCTTTCGCTTCTGCTGTGCGCTCAATCCGGGGCTGAGCAGCGCCGGCTACGTGCTGCCGGACTACATCGAACAGCGGACGATACCCGTCATCGAGATCAATCACCCGCCGTTCGAAGACCTGCAGCAGATCATCCAGAGACATCTCAACCCGTCGCCGGATTTTCTCGACGCCTTCACGGAGTGGTACCACAAGGAGGAGCGAGCGGAGGTCTCCGTGCGGCAGGCACTCGCTCTCGTCACCTACGCCATGAGCTACGAAAAGCAGGTCGGCGGCCGCAAGGCCGGCATCTTGGACAAGGTCGCGTCGTTCGTGATGGGCCGCAAGAGCTGA